The DNA region TTCCATTTCGATAGAGCTAGGACTGCAGAGCGTCAACTATAGAACGTTGACAAAGCTTAACCGAGGGCATAGCCTTGCAGAGTTCATATACTGCGTTGGAATGATAAAACCTTATGGATTCGATATAGGTGCGCACCTAATATTGAATCTTCCATGGGATGACAATGAAGATGCAGTAGAAGCTGCAAAGATATTGTCGGCTCTTAAAATTCAAACAGTCAAGTTGCATTCACTTTATGTGCTTGAAAATACAGTTATGGGTGAGCTGTACAGTAAAAATGAGTTTGAAATTTGTTCAATGGATGAGTATGTGGATAGGGTTGTACTTTTCTTGGAAAAGCTAGATCCTGAAATTGCAATACAGAGGCTTTTGGCAAGGGCGCCCAAGGAAAAAACGCTTTTTTGCAATTGGGATGCGAGTTGGTGGAAAATACGCGACATGATTGAAAAGAAAATGACCGAAAATAACAGCTGGCAAGGTAAAGAATTTGGCTATCTGGCAAATCGTTCAGTTGAACGTTTTGCGAAAAATAAACGATAAATATGTTACTCTAATTAAAAAATGTGATATAATATTTGAGGCAAACAAAACAAAAGGAGGGTGCTGAGAATGAAAACAAAAATTGGCATCAATGGTTTCGGTAGAATTGGAAAACATGTTCTGAAAATTGCTCTTGAAAGAGACGACTTGGAAGTTATTGTAATAAACAGCACAAGTGGACCTGAAAAACATTCGCAAATATTCAAGTATGACTCCGTGTATGGGATTTACCCGCAGGATGTCAGCGCTGACAAGGAAACACTATACGTAGGGGACAAAGCTATCAAATTTACAGCCTTCAGAAATCCTGAAGAAATTCCATGGAAAGACATGGGAGTGGAGATTGTTGTGGAATCTACAGGGATTTTCAACAACAGAGAAGATGCCTACAAGCATATCAAGGCTGGTGCTAAGAAAGTTGTTTTGTCTGCACCCGGAAAAAATGTTGACGGTACCTTTGTTATGGGTGTAAATGAAAAGTCCTATGACTCGGCAAAACATGAAATAGTTTCTAACGCATCTTGCACTACTAACTGCCTTGCTCCAATTGTCAAGGTGTTAAACGATGCATTTGGAGTCAAAGAAGGCCTTATGACGACTATACATGCATATACCAACGATCAGCAACTGTTGGACAAGCCTCACAAGAAAGACCCAAGAAGAGCTAGGGCTGCAGCTCTTTCGATGATACCGACGACTACTGGAGCGGCAAAGGCTCTTGGACTTGTAATACCGGAGATGGCTGGAAAATTGAATGGAATGGCTGTAAGGGTTCCGATACCTGTTGTTTCTCTTGTTGATTTGGTTGTAAATCTTGAAAAAGAAGCTTCTGTAGAGGAAGTAAACGCCGAAATGAAGAGGGCTTCAGAAAACGAATTGAAGGGCATTCTGGGATTCAATGAATTGCCTCTAGTTTCAAAGGACTTTACGGGAGATTACCGATCTTCAATTTTGGATGCCGACTTGACATGCAAAGTAGGAGAAAAGATGATTAAAGTTGTTTCGTGGTATGACAACGAATGGGGCTATTCGGCAAGAGTAGTCGATCTTGTAGGTTATATAGCTGAAAGACTTTAGTATTTGTCTATAGGCAAAAGCCTCCCGGCGTGGAGGCTTTTGCACTTTTGCGTAATGGAGTATCTGTGTTAATATAGTAATATAAGGTCATAGATATTTGGGGTGATTTCATGTATAGAATAATAGATTGGGAAAGAATATTGATTCCTTATGAACAGGCGGTCGAGGAATTGAAAGTGAAGATTAAGTCCTTGAGGGACGAGTTCAGGGAAATGAATGAATATTCTCCAATTGAATTTATAACAGGAAGAGTAAAAAAAATAAACAGCATATTGGAAAAAGCAAAGCGAAATGGTATCGATGATGACGATATAGAAGACCAAATGGAGGATATCGCAGGAATTCGCGCATAATGTGTCAATTTGTAGACGATATCTATAGTGTTGTCGATTTGCTTAGAATCAGAGATGGCAAAGACCTCAAGATTGAGAACGA from Peptostreptococcaceae bacterium includes:
- a CDS encoding TIGR01212 family radical SAM protein (This family includes YhcC from E. coli K-12, an uncharacterized radical SAM protein.), producing the protein MKPLYRRYSEYLKEKYGEKTYKLPVNLPVSCPNRDGTISTGGCIFCGEDAAGFEMLNLNLSVEEQLIENKSYIGKKYNAEAFIAYFQNFTNTYMPLEVFKERMEDACIDGVVEICVSTRPDCLDEDYLDVLKDVSESKGISISIELGLQSVNYRTLTKLNRGHSLAEFIYCVGMIKPYGFDIGAHLILNLPWDDNEDAVEAAKILSALKIQTVKLHSLYVLENTVMGELYSKNEFEICSMDEYVDRVVLFLEKLDPEIAIQRLLARAPKEKTLFCNWDASWWKIRDMIEKKMTENNSWQGKEFGYLANRSVERFAKNKR
- the gap gene encoding type I glyceraldehyde-3-phosphate dehydrogenase, which gives rise to MKTKIGINGFGRIGKHVLKIALERDDLEVIVINSTSGPEKHSQIFKYDSVYGIYPQDVSADKETLYVGDKAIKFTAFRNPEEIPWKDMGVEIVVESTGIFNNREDAYKHIKAGAKKVVLSAPGKNVDGTFVMGVNEKSYDSAKHEIVSNASCTTNCLAPIVKVLNDAFGVKEGLMTTIHAYTNDQQLLDKPHKKDPRRARAAALSMIPTTTGAAKALGLVIPEMAGKLNGMAVRVPIPVVSLVDLVVNLEKEASVEEVNAEMKRASENELKGILGFNELPLVSKDFTGDYRSSILDADLTCKVGEKMIKVVSWYDNEWGYSARVVDLVGYIAERL